A genome region from Streptomyces sp. NBC_01296 includes the following:
- a CDS encoding isoamylase early set domain-containing protein codes for MLERKLRKDRTEVTFVLPGDEPPGPVSVVGDFNDWKPGTHTLTPRADGSRAVTVKLPTKQVHSFRYLAAGDYWFDDAHADAHDGTNGRLHT; via the coding sequence ATGCTGGAACGCAAGCTGCGCAAGGACCGTACCGAGGTGACGTTCGTCCTGCCGGGCGACGAGCCGCCCGGCCCGGTCAGCGTCGTCGGTGACTTCAACGACTGGAAGCCGGGTACGCACACGCTGACTCCGCGGGCCGACGGCTCGCGCGCCGTCACCGTCAAGCTGCCGACCAAGCAGGTGCATTCCTTCCGGTACCTGGCGGCCGGCGACTACTGGTTCGACGACGCCCACGCGGACGCCCACGACGGCACCAACGGCCGCCTCCACACCTGA
- a CDS encoding helix-turn-helix transcriptional regulator, with translation MESSSERRPTWTFLTNHARVLVAISRDPGVRLRDVAATCGLTERTVQAIVADLEADGYLTRSRDGRRNRYEIAEGAMFRHPAEAGHEVAGLLALLAEDVSPANR, from the coding sequence ATGGAAAGCAGCTCAGAGCGCCGCCCCACGTGGACGTTCCTGACCAACCATGCACGGGTCCTCGTCGCCATCTCACGGGACCCCGGGGTCCGGCTGCGCGATGTCGCGGCCACCTGCGGACTCACCGAGCGGACGGTCCAGGCGATCGTCGCCGACCTCGAAGCGGACGGATACCTGACCCGCTCGCGCGACGGCAGGCGCAACCGGTACGAAATCGCCGAGGGGGCGATGTTCCGGCACCCCGCCGAGGCCGGCCATGAGGTCGCGGGCCTGCTCGCCCTGCTCGCCGAGGACGTGTCCCCGGCGAACCGATAG
- a CDS encoding STAS domain-containing protein, whose protein sequence is MPPARQGAATARTDEARSTVNVEPDGAGGAVVVLAGEIDQDRAAEVQDILMSALGAHPAGVVLDLAAVTFCDCSCLNVLLHARLKAGAGPGRRFKVRNMSARVARLLALTDTLAYFPNGDGPADTPQG, encoded by the coding sequence ATGCCCCCAGCTCGGCAAGGCGCAGCAACGGCACGGACGGACGAAGCACGGTCGACCGTCAACGTGGAACCGGACGGCGCGGGCGGCGCAGTGGTCGTCCTCGCCGGAGAGATCGATCAGGACCGTGCCGCGGAGGTTCAGGACATCCTGATGTCCGCCCTGGGCGCCCATCCCGCAGGGGTGGTGCTCGATCTGGCCGCAGTGACCTTCTGCGACTGCTCGTGCCTGAACGTCCTGCTGCACGCCCGTCTGAAAGCGGGCGCCGGTCCCGGCCGACGCTTCAAGGTCCGGAACATGAGCGCCCGCGTTGCCCGCCTGCTCGCGCTGACGGACACCCTCGCGTACTTCCCGAACGGCGACGGGCCCGCGGACACCCCGCAGGGCTGA
- a CDS encoding low temperature requirement protein A: MSTHQPPGERHASWIELSFDLVVVAGVLQLSHLLHESPAPADLGLYVLLYLAFWISWVCFTVYGNVEGIPAGTPGLLLAMSGLAVMVSAVPRIRTDHTTAFVCAYVFLRWLSGRLWRPGRIVVDWPLAHIGGGTAPWIVSVWVDPPVRYWLWAIGLAVDLLIMLTASGSRMVQSAQERVARTVKRYGSSEHVPVVEAAYADVPHLVERLGLFVIIVLGEGAIRITSAAGQAVWDAALIGAAAGAFALAAVVAGASWRRILLWALPCLLLTLLLALAAGRLGAVWLLWGLVAAVVWQIVCASDVPGRLSGLRRPAGTRLGAGAAS; the protein is encoded by the coding sequence ATGAGCACTCACCAGCCGCCCGGCGAGCGCCACGCCTCCTGGATCGAGCTCTCCTTCGACCTGGTCGTCGTCGCGGGCGTCCTCCAGCTCTCCCATCTGCTGCACGAAAGCCCGGCCCCCGCCGACCTCGGTCTGTACGTGCTGCTCTACCTGGCGTTCTGGATCTCGTGGGTCTGCTTCACGGTCTACGGGAACGTCGAGGGGATCCCGGCGGGGACCCCCGGTCTGCTGCTGGCGATGTCCGGGCTGGCCGTCATGGTCTCGGCGGTGCCCCGTATCCGCACCGACCACACGACGGCGTTCGTGTGCGCGTACGTCTTCCTGAGGTGGCTGTCGGGCCGGCTCTGGCGGCCCGGTCGGATCGTCGTGGACTGGCCCCTGGCCCACATCGGCGGCGGCACGGCGCCGTGGATCGTCTCGGTGTGGGTCGACCCGCCCGTGCGGTACTGGTTGTGGGCCATCGGCCTCGCCGTCGATCTGCTGATCATGCTCACCGCATCCGGAAGCCGGATGGTGCAGAGTGCGCAGGAGCGGGTCGCCCGCACCGTCAAGAGGTACGGATCCTCCGAGCACGTACCGGTGGTCGAGGCCGCGTACGCCGACGTACCGCACCTCGTGGAACGCCTGGGCCTGTTCGTCATCATCGTGCTGGGTGAAGGCGCCATCCGGATCACCTCGGCAGCCGGGCAAGCCGTCTGGGACGCGGCCCTGATCGGCGCTGCGGCCGGTGCCTTCGCCCTGGCCGCGGTGGTGGCCGGTGCGTCCTGGCGCCGGATCCTGCTGTGGGCGCTGCCCTGCCTGCTGCTGACGCTGCTCCTGGCCCTCGCGGCGGGCCGCCTCGGCGCGGTGTGGCTGCTCTGGGGGCTGGTCGCGGCGGTGGTCTGGCAGATCGTGTGCGCGTCGGACGTGCCGGGGCGGCTGAGCGGACTCCGTCGACCTGCCGGAACACGGCTGGGGGCAGGCGCGGCGTCCTGA
- a CDS encoding PRC-barrel domain containing protein: MTNVWIYREATGRLAGTDLTGYRVEALDGGIGKVDKHSDEVDASYVVVDTGPWIFGKHVLLPAGTVTRIDTDEGRIHVGLTKDQIKSAPEFDKEKNLGDADYHRALGGYYGGFSHRA, encoded by the coding sequence ATGACCAACGTGTGGATCTACCGCGAGGCGACGGGACGCCTGGCCGGAACCGACCTGACCGGTTACCGGGTCGAGGCCCTCGACGGCGGCATCGGCAAGGTCGACAAGCACTCCGACGAGGTCGACGCCTCCTACGTCGTCGTCGACACGGGCCCGTGGATCTTCGGCAAACACGTCCTGCTGCCGGCCGGCACCGTCACCCGCATCGACACGGACGAGGGCAGGATCCACGTCGGCCTCACCAAGGACCAGATCAAGTCCGCCCCGGAGTTCGACAAGGAGAAGAACCTCGGGGATGCGGACTACCACCGCGCGCTCGGCGGCTACTACGGGGGCTTCTCCCACCGGGCCTGA
- a CDS encoding NADP-dependent succinic semialdehyde dehydrogenase: MPIATVNPANGETLKTFDELGAEEIEQRLAAADSAFRSHRTTAFAERARLLDRAADLLDEDRDAIARTMTIEMGKPLAAARAEAAKCAKAMRWYARNAEELLADEHPAQAEVADAGASRARVHYRPLGVVLAVMPWNFPLWQVVRFAAPALMAGNAGLLKHASNVPQTALYLGDLFRRAGFPAGVFQTLLVSSRAVEGILRDPRVVAATLTGSEPAGRSVAAIAGDEVKKTVLELGGSDPFVVMPSADVERAAAVAVTARVQNNGQSCIAAKRFLVHADVHEEFTRSFTARMAALTVGDPLSESTDVGPLATEQGRADVEALVEDAVRRGATVLCGGQRPKGLPQNLSGGWFYEPTVLTGITPEMRIHREEAFGPVATVYRVQDLDEAVELANDSPFGLSSNVWTRDEAEQERFVRDIEAGGIFFNGMTASHPALPFGGVKRSGYGRELSGHGIREFCNATTVWHAAEPGNAS; this comes from the coding sequence GTGCCCATCGCAACCGTCAACCCCGCGAACGGCGAGACGCTCAAGACGTTCGACGAGCTGGGGGCCGAGGAGATCGAGCAGCGCCTGGCGGCCGCCGACTCGGCGTTCCGGAGCCACCGCACGACGGCTTTCGCCGAGCGCGCCCGCCTCCTCGACCGCGCCGCCGACCTGCTGGACGAGGACCGGGACGCCATCGCCCGTACGATGACCATCGAGATGGGCAAGCCGCTCGCCGCCGCCCGGGCGGAAGCGGCCAAGTGCGCGAAGGCCATGCGCTGGTACGCGCGCAACGCCGAGGAGCTGCTGGCCGACGAGCACCCCGCCCAGGCCGAGGTGGCGGACGCCGGAGCCTCCCGCGCCCGGGTGCACTACCGCCCCCTCGGCGTGGTCCTCGCCGTGATGCCGTGGAACTTCCCCCTCTGGCAGGTCGTCCGCTTCGCGGCGCCCGCTCTGATGGCGGGCAACGCGGGCCTCCTCAAGCACGCGTCGAACGTGCCGCAGACCGCGCTGTACCTGGGCGACCTCTTCCGGCGCGCCGGCTTCCCCGCCGGGGTGTTCCAGACGCTGCTGGTGTCCTCCCGCGCCGTCGAGGGCATCCTGCGCGACCCCAGGGTCGTGGCGGCCACCCTCACCGGGAGCGAGCCGGCCGGCCGGTCCGTCGCCGCGATCGCAGGCGACGAGGTGAAGAAGACCGTCCTGGAGCTGGGCGGCAGCGACCCGTTCGTGGTGATGCCGTCGGCCGACGTGGAACGGGCCGCGGCGGTCGCCGTCACGGCCCGGGTGCAGAACAACGGGCAGTCCTGCATCGCGGCCAAGCGCTTCCTCGTGCACGCCGACGTCCACGAGGAGTTCACCCGCAGCTTCACGGCCCGGATGGCCGCGCTCACCGTCGGCGACCCCCTGTCGGAGTCCACGGACGTCGGTCCGCTCGCCACCGAGCAGGGCCGCGCCGACGTCGAGGCGCTCGTCGAGGACGCCGTACGCCGCGGAGCCACCGTGCTGTGCGGCGGGCAGCGGCCGAAGGGCCTGCCGCAGAACCTGTCGGGGGGCTGGTTCTACGAACCGACCGTGCTCACCGGGATCACCCCCGAGATGCGGATCCACCGCGAGGAGGCGTTCGGCCCGGTGGCCACCGTGTACCGGGTGCAGGACCTCGACGAGGCGGTGGAGCTCGCCAACGACAGCCCCTTCGGCCTGAGTTCGAACGTCTGGACCCGCGACGAGGCCGAGCAGGAGCGCTTCGTACGGGACATCGAGGCCGGCGGGATCTTCTTCAACGGCATGACCGCCTCCCACCCGGCACTGCCCTTCGGCGGGGTGAAGCGCTCGGGTTACGGGCGCGAGCTGTCGGGCCACGGCATCCGCGAGTTCTGCAACGCGACGACGGTGTGGCACGCGGCCGAGCCCGGCAACGCCTCGTAG
- a CDS encoding Ig domain-containing protein, with product MLRSNKRVPRRLAVLAVGLTAFLVAPVGSSAAVAAVQPATPAVSSVAAAPVVGFPGNQVNYQYDSVRLQMTAGGGTAPYTWSAVNLPLGLTINTSTGLISGLLRGSGTRTVTVTIKDAKGATGSTTFTWRVIRDACPLC from the coding sequence ATGTTGAGATCGAACAAGCGTGTCCCGCGTCGATTAGCGGTCCTGGCCGTCGGCCTGACGGCCTTCCTGGTCGCCCCCGTCGGCTCGTCGGCCGCGGTTGCCGCCGTGCAGCCCGCCACACCCGCGGTCAGTTCCGTGGCCGCAGCACCGGTGGTGGGCTTCCCCGGAAACCAGGTCAACTACCAGTACGACAGCGTCCGGCTGCAGATGACCGCCGGCGGTGGCACGGCCCCGTACACCTGGTCGGCAGTCAATCTGCCGCTCGGCCTGACGATCAACACATCAACCGGGCTGATCTCCGGCCTGTTGCGCGGCAGCGGCACCCGTACCGTGACGGTCACCATCAAGGATGCGAAGGGCGCCACGGGCTCCACCACGTTCACCTGGCGCGTGATCCGCGACGCCTGCCCGCTCTGCTGA
- a CDS encoding aminotransferase class V-fold PLP-dependent enzyme yields the protein MTSPVGSELLPNARELFDIPDGIAYFNTASLAPTLRTGLVAGEGALLKRAQPWRIQGADWFGAAEERRALFAELIGAAADDVALVPATSYGFAVAAANLTAPPGSRILVLAGEYPSGIYTWWRFAERTGASMLTVDREPGRTWTEAVLDALAAHDDGVAVVSVPRVHWTDGALLDLDRIAEATRAAGAALVVDASQSAGAIPIDMRTLRPDFLVSVGYKWLLGPFGLGYLYVAPEHQEGRPLEENWILRKDSQDFARLVDYRTEYQPGARRFDVGARTAFELTPMALAALEQLSAWTVPRIAVTLAATTARIASAARERGLPVPAPRGPHMLGITVPEGLQRRVVAALEEANVFVGARGSAIRVSPHLHTTGADIDQLLTALDAALNRP from the coding sequence ATGACCTCGCCTGTCGGCAGCGAGCTGCTCCCCAACGCCCGTGAGCTGTTCGACATCCCCGACGGCATCGCCTACTTCAACACCGCGAGCCTGGCACCGACCCTGCGCACCGGCCTCGTCGCGGGCGAGGGCGCCCTCCTCAAGCGCGCGCAGCCGTGGCGGATCCAGGGCGCCGACTGGTTCGGCGCGGCCGAGGAGCGCAGGGCGCTGTTCGCGGAGCTCATCGGGGCGGCCGCGGACGACGTCGCCCTCGTGCCGGCGACCAGCTACGGGTTCGCGGTGGCCGCCGCCAACCTCACGGCGCCGCCCGGCAGCCGGATCCTGGTCCTCGCCGGCGAGTACCCGTCCGGGATCTACACCTGGTGGCGGTTCGCCGAGCGAACGGGGGCCTCGATGCTCACCGTCGACCGGGAGCCCGGCCGGACCTGGACCGAGGCCGTCCTCGACGCACTCGCCGCGCACGACGACGGCGTGGCCGTGGTCTCGGTGCCCCGGGTGCACTGGACCGACGGCGCCCTGCTCGACCTGGACCGGATCGCCGAGGCCACCCGGGCCGCGGGCGCGGCCCTGGTCGTCGACGCCAGCCAGTCCGCCGGGGCGATCCCGATCGACATGCGCACGCTGCGGCCCGATTTCCTCGTCAGCGTCGGCTACAAGTGGCTGCTCGGCCCCTTCGGGCTCGGCTACCTGTACGTGGCTCCGGAGCACCAGGAGGGGCGGCCGCTGGAGGAGAACTGGATCCTGCGCAAGGACTCCCAGGATTTCGCGCGGCTCGTCGACTACCGCACCGAGTACCAGCCCGGGGCCCGCCGCTTCGACGTGGGTGCGCGCACCGCCTTCGAACTCACCCCCATGGCCCTCGCAGCCCTGGAACAGCTGTCGGCCTGGACCGTCCCCCGCATCGCCGTCACCCTGGCGGCGACCACGGCCCGTATCGCCTCGGCGGCCCGCGAGCGGGGCCTGCCCGTCCCCGCGCCTCGGGGACCGCACATGCTCGGCATCACGGTCCCCGAGGGGCTCCAGCGGCGCGTGGTGGCCGCGCTGGAGGAGGCGAACGTGTTCGTCGGGGCCAGGGGCTCGGCGATCCGCGTCAGCCCGCATCTCCACACCACCGGCGCCGACATCGACCAGCTGCTCACCGCGCTGGACGCCGCCCTGAACCGGCCCTGA